The following proteins are co-located in the Pyricularia oryzae 70-15 chromosome 1, whole genome shotgun sequence genome:
- a CDS encoding ATP-binding cassette protein, protein MAAQSKPLRPGPAAASALTTARAVVAQLTEHYLAHRTQVSRAVYLTLIVALIHRVRAAVAEQKAASQREQAARAEQGGTSKALGAEGIADDDEDDTAVVTSSSGGKGKKKRKKVELNREFFRSLLKLVRICVPGWRSKETRLLISHSFFLVVRTLISLKVAAMDGAIVKSLVKGNGKEFLKRIVWWMLIAVPATFTNSMLSYHQAELSLKYRTRLTQHIHDKYLSKLTFYGISALDDRIKNPDQLIAVDVAKFSNSLAEVYSNLAKPLLDMTIYTHSLSKSVGGEGVVFMSLLVQLSANVMRALTPPFGKYVADEARLEGEFRFQHSRLIDHAEEVALYHGHEAEKNTLDKGYFTLIKHVNYILRRRFYHGFMEDFVIKYFWGALGLLLCSVPVFVKLPGHISMNMGDRTESFVTNRRMLLSASDAFGRIMFSYREIMELAGYTSRVASLLDVMDDIQAGHFEKKLVSATGIEDNAAVLKGRGKVVESEDIEFIDVPIISPNGDVLVKALSFSLKQGDHLLVVGPNGCGKSSLFRILGGLWPVYGGTVYKPPFTSIFYIPQRPYLSRGSLRQQITYPDGLRTVRAKGVSDADLLEVLKILNLEHLVDLYPEGWDAEAEWRDVLSGGLQQRVAMARLFYHRPRYAILDECTSSVTLETEKVMYDNAKALGVTLMTVSHRRSLWKYHSRILQFDGQGNYIFTKLDAETRLKLEDERDDLEAKLRQVPEIERRIAELTAA, encoded by the exons ATGGCAGCGCAGTCCAAGCCGCTGCGGCCAGGACCGGCGGCAGCCTCGGCGCTGACGACGGCCCGCGCCGTGGTAGCCCAGCTCACCGAACACTACCTCGCCCACCGCACCCAGGTCTCGCGCGCCGTGTACCTGACCCTGATAGTCGCCCTCATACACCGCGTCCGCGCCGCTGTCGCCGAGCAAAAGGCCGCCTCTCAGCGGGAGCAGGCCGCGCGGGCCGAACAGGGCGGCACTTCCAAGGCTCTGGGCGCAGAGGGTatcgccgacgacgacgaagacgatACCGCGGTGGTCACTTCGAGCAGTGgtggcaagggcaagaagaagcgGAAGAAGGTGGAGCTGAACCGCGAATTCTTCCGCTCTCTACTCAAGCTGGTCCGGATCTGCGTCCCGGGGTGGAGGAGCAAGGAGACGAGGCTGCTCATCAGCCACAGCTTCTTCCTGGTGGTGCGCACGTTGATCAGTCTCAAGGTTGCCGCCATGGACGGTGCAATCGTGAAGAGTCTCGTAAAGGGCAACGGCAAGGAGTTCCTCAAGCGCATCGTCTGGTGGATGCTGATTGCTGTCCCGGCAACCTTTACGAACTCCATG CTGTCTTATCACCAGGCAGAACTGTCGCTGAAGTACCGTACCAGGTTAACGCAACACATACATGACAAATATCTTTCAAAACTCACATTCTACGGCATCTCGGCGTTGGATGACAGGATAAAGAACCCAGATCAGCTCATTGCTGTAGACGTCGCCAAATTCTCAAACAGCTTAGCAGAGGTGTACAGCAACCTGGCCAAGCCATTGCTGGATATG ACTATTTATACACACTCTTTGTCAAAAAGCGTTGGAGGCGAGGGTGTTGTGTTCATGTCATTACTTGTGCAACTTTCAGCCAACGTTATGCGAGCATTGACACCACCATTCGGCAAATATGTTGCGGACGAAGCTAGGCTAGAAGGTGAATTCCGCTTTCAACATTCTCGTCTCATAGATCATGCTGAGGAGGTGGCACTCTACCACGGCCACGAGGCCGAGAAGAACACTCTCGACAAGGGCTACTTTACACTTATCAAGCACGTCAACTATATTCTTCGCCGGCGCTTCTACCACGGATTCATGGAGGACTTTGTCATCAAGTACTTCTGGGGCGCCCTCGGCCTGTTGCTTTGTTCGGTACCGGTGTTCGTCAAGCTCCCGGGACATATCTCCATGAACATGGGCGACAGAACCGAAAGCTTCGTGACAAACAGGCGCATGCTTTTGTCCGCCTCCGATGCGTTCGGGCGTATCATGTTCTCATACCGTGAGATCATGGAGTTGGCTGGTTATACGTCACGTGTGGCATCGTTACTCGATGTCATGGACGACATCCAGGCCGGCCATTTCGAGAAGAAACTGGTATCTGCCACAGGTATCGAAGATAACGCCGCTGTGCTCAAGGGTCGTGGTAAGGTTGTGGAGAGTGAAGACATTGAGTTCATTGATGT GCCAATCATCTCCCCCAACGGCGACGTGCTCGTCAAGGCCCTCTCCTTTTCGCTCAAGCAAGGCGATCACCTTCTTGTGGTCGGTCCCAATGGCTGCGGAAAATCGTCACTCTTCCGTATCCTGGGTGGTCTCTGGCCCGTCTACGGCGGCACTGTGTACAAGCCACCTTTCACATCAATTTTTTATATCCCACAGAGACCCTACCTCTCCCGCGGCTCGCTGAGGCAACAGATCACATACCCAGACGGTCTGCGCACGGTGAGGGCCAAGGGAGTCTCGGATGCGGATCTGCTCGAGGTCCTCAAAATCCTCAACCTGGAGCACCTCGTTGACCTGTACCCCGAGGGCTGggacgccgaggccgagtgGCGTGACGTGCTCAGCGGCGGCTTGCAGCAGCGCGTGGCCATGGCGCGCCTCTTTTACCACCGGCCGCGATACGCCATCTTGGACGAGTGCACATCAAGCGTCACGCTCGAGACGGAAAAGGTCATGTACGACAACGCCAAGGCCCTTGGCGTCACGCTCATGACGGTCagccaccggaggagtctgTGGAAGTACCACAGCCGCATTCTGCAGTttgacggccagggtaaCTACATCTTCACCAAGCTGGACGCCGAGACGAGGCTGAAGCTGGAGGACGAGAGGGACGACTTGGAGGCCAAGCTGAGGCAGGTGCCTGAGATCGAAAGGAGGATTGCCGAGCTGACTGCTGCTTGA